The Rhizobiaceae bacterium genome contains the following window.
CCGCGCATATTCGGAATAGAGAAAATCGCGGTTGAGCGCAGGCACGCCGGACAGCCACGGATAGCTCAGCGCGGACTGGTCGATGAGGTGCAGATGCGTGTCGATGATCATTGGCCGTTCGCGTCCCCCGTTCCATATCCGGCAAGCTGTGACAGGTGCTGGACGGCCCCAAGCAGCAATTCGATGGTGCGTGTTATGTCGGGCGCGGGCGGCTGGCTGATGACGGTGATGTAGGGAATTGTCAGCGCCGCGATTGCCTTGCCGTCCGGCGCGAGGACCGGCGCGGAAAGATTGTAGACCCCCGCCGTCTGCATGGAGGCCATCATCTCGTAGCCACGGTCGCGCACCTGATCCAGCCGCTCGAAAAACTCCTTTGGCCGATCAGGCTTCTCGGTGCTGCGCAGGTGTTCGCCGATCATCATGCGCCGTTCCTCGTCGTCACGGAACGCCAGCAGCACATGGCCGGAGCCGGTGTCGAACAGGCTGATATGCGAGCCGACCCTGATCGAGATGCCCCAATAGCCGGGCGCTTCCTGCTGGGCGATCACCACTGCCGCGCCACGGTCGAAAACGACGAGCTGGTTCGCCTGCCGCGTGACCTCGGCAAGCTCGCGCATGATCGGCGTGGCGAAGGAGACAAGCCGCCGCACAGGTGCGTGCAACTGGCCTAGCCCAAACAGCTTCAGCGTCAGCGAGAAGCGGTCGCCGTCGAGCCGCGTGACATAGCCGCGCCGCACCAGCCGGTCTAGCATGCGATAGAACTCGTTGGGGCTGCGCCCGAGCTTCTTCGAAATCTCCGCCTGCGTCAGGCCTCCATCGACGCTGGACAGCAGCTCAAGGATATCGAGCCCCTTGTCCAGCGCGGGCGCGCGATAGCGGTCGTCACTATCCTCCACCTTGTTCTCTTCTCCAGTGAATTTCTTCCCTTACATATGCAGAAAGCTACGCAAAAGGGAAGGATCGCCTGTCCGGAACTTTATTCTTGACCAACCTGTAAAAATAATCTTTGTATATGAATGAAGCTTTGTCAACGGCGGCTTCAATGACGTGGCGGCTTTTGCCGACAAACGGGAGGAACAGATGAAACACTGGTTGGCGGGCCTTGCGGCCGGCGTATGCGTATTGGCTCTGGCAGGTGGCGCTCAGGCGCAGGACCTGCCCGGAAAGTTCGAAGGCGTCACGATTGACGCCAAGCTGATCGGCGGTCAGCAATACGAAGCGCTCTATGCGCGCATTGCGGAATGGGAGAAGGCGACCGGCGCGAAGGTCAACGTCCTCTCCAAGAAGAATCATTTCGAACTGGACAAGGAAATCAAATCCGACATCGCGTCCGGTTCGGTAAGCTGGTGCGTCGGGTCGAACCACTCGTCCTTCGCGCCGCAATATCCCGGCATCTACACGGACCTTTCCGTGCTCTTGCCGAAATCGGAAATCGACGCATTCGTGCCCGCCAACATCGCCGCCTCGACCATCGACGGCAAGCTGGTGATGCTTCCGCGCGCTCAGTTCGACGTATCGGCGCTCTACTTCCAGAAGAGCCTGTATGAGGACGAGGCGAAGAAGAAGGAATACAAAGACAAATACGGCGTCGACCTCACCCCGCCGGACACCTGGGAAGAGGTGACGCGGCAGGCCGAGTTCTTTGCGAATCCCCCGGATTTCTACGGGACCCAGTTCGCAGGCAAGGAAGAGGCCATCAATGGCCGCTTCTACGAAATGGTCGTCGCAGAGGGTGGCGAATATCTCGACAAGGACGGCAAGCCTGTCTTCAATTCCGATGCAGGCGTGCGCGCGCTCGACTGGTTCGTGAACCTCTACAAGGCAAAGGCCGTGCCCGCAGGCACGACAAACTACCTCTGGGACGATCTCGGCCAGGGCTTTGCCTCGGGCACCGTAGCGCTCAACCTCGACTGGCCGGGCTGGGCCGGGTTCTTCAATGATCCGAAATCGTCCAAGGTCGCAGGCAATGTCGGCGTGAAAGTGCAGCCCAAGGGATCCTCGGGCAAGCGCACCGGATGGTCGGGCCATCACGGCTTTTCCGTGACGGAAAACTGCGCCAACAAGGAAGCCGCCGCGTCGCTGGTCTGGTGGCTGACCAATGAGGACAGCCAGAAACTCGAAGCCGCCGCCGGTCCTTTGCCCACGCGCACGGCGGTGTGGGAATGGGATATCGAGCAGGCCAAGGGAGACGCCTACAAGACGGAAGTCCTGAAGGCGTTCCAGGAGGCCGCGCAGAACGCGTTCCCGGTTCCGCAGACTGCGGAATGGATCGAAATATCGAATGCGGTCTATCCCGAGCTTCAGGCCGCCATCCTCGGCGACAAGACTTCGAAGCAGGCTCTTGACGATGCGGCCGCGAAAGCGACGCAGATTCTTCAGGACGCAGGGAAGCTGTAAACCTGTCGAGAGTGGCGCAGGCTGAAAGGCTTGCGCCGCCCCTCACTGCCCTGCCGGGCGTCTCTCCCCGCAAGCGGGGAGAGAGATACTTTCATCACGGCATCGCCAATCGCCGAGATTTGCGGGTTGGCACAAACGCTGGCAACAATTCGCTCGTCCCAACCTACGGATAAGGGGCGGCGGCGATGCCAATCATCAGAAACAGCAACACGAAACCATGAAATCCTGGAAACTTTCAGCCCCGCTTCTTCTTCTGCTGCCGTCCTTCATCGTGCTGGCGGCGGTGGTGGTCGTGCCGCTGTTGCTGTCGTTCTATTCCAGCTTCACGCCGTTTCGCCTGACGCGGCCTGAGACCTTTTTCGTCTTCATCGGCCTGCGCAACTACGTGACCATCCTGTCCGACTGGAATTTCTGGGTGGCCTTCGGTCGCACCGTGCTGCTGCTGACCGTTGCGCTCAACCTTGAAATGCTGCTCGGCCTCGGCCTTGCTCTTCTGGTCGAAAAAGCGTCGCGCGGGCAGCGCGTGCTGCGCACCATCATGATGTTTCCCATGATGTTCTCGCCGATCCTCGTCGGGTTCCAGTTCAAGTTCATGTTCAACGACAATATCGGCCTCGTGAACAACGCATTGCAGGCGGTGGGTCTGACCGACCGCGCTATCCCGTGGCTGATCGACGGAACGCTCGCCTTCATCGCGATCCTGACCGCTGAGGTCTGGTCGTCCGCGTCGGTATTCGCGATCCTGATCCTCGCCGGCCTGCTTGCCATGCCAAGGGAACCCATCGAGGCGGCGCGCGTCGACGGCTGCACCCCCTGGCAGACATTCCGCTATGTGACATGGCCCTTCCTGATGCCCTTTGCCTACATCGCCATGACGATCCGTTCGCTTGATGTCGCGCGCGCCTATGACATTGTGAAGATCATGACCGACGGCGGGCCGGCGGGCCGCACGGAGCTTATCTGGACGCTGGTTGCGCGCACCGGCTACAGCGACGCACGCATGGGCCTCGCCAATGCGATGGCCTATTTCTCGATCCTGCTGTCGATCCTGTTCACAGTCTATTTCTTCCGCAAGCTCGCAGCTGCGCGCACGCAGATCGGCGCGGAGTGGTGATGCCCATGGATGCCAACGCCTCCGCCCGCACGAAGAAGCGCCTGCTTTCCATCGCGCACAAGATCGCGCTGTTCCTGGCGATGCTCATCATCTGCATGCCGGGAATCTGGATCGTCCTTTCCTCGCTGAGGCCGACCGTGGAAATCATGGCCAAGCCGCCAGTCTGGATACCTCGGGAACTCTCGCTTGAAGCCTATGTCGCGATGTTTTCCGGCGTCGGCAAGGGCGGCATTCCCGTGCTCGACTATTTCCGCAATTCGCTCATCATCTCGGTGACCTCGACGGTGATCGCAATCATCATCGGCATGGCAGGCGGCTACGCTTTCGCGCGCTTCCGGTTCAGGGGAAAGTCGGGCATGTTCCTCGGTCTGATGCTGACGCGCACCGTGCCCGGCATCGCGCTGTCGCTGCCGCTGTTCTTCGTCTTTGCCCGCGTCGGGATCATCGACACGCATTTCGGACTGATCCTCGCCTATGTGGCGCTGAACATTCCTTTCACGATCTGGCTGATCGACGGCTTCTTCAGGCAGGTGCCGAAAGACCTCGCCGAGGCCGCGCAGATTGACGGCTGCACGCGTTGGCAGGCGTTCTGGCAGGTTGAATTTCCCCTCGCCGGACCCGGCATCGCATCGGCGGGCATCTTCGCATTCCTGACGTCTTGGAACGAATTCGCTCTCGCCTCGCAACTCACGCGATCCATCAACTCCAAGACGCTGCCCGTCGGCCTGCTGGACTACACGGCCGAATTCACAATCGACTGGCGCGGCATGTGCGCGCTGGCGGTGGTGATGATTATCCCCGCGCTGACACTCACCTTCATTGTGCAAAAGCATCTCGTCGGCGGTCTGACCTCCGGCGCAGTGAAGGGGTGACACCGAGATGACCGCACGGAAAAAGAGCATCTGAGCATGGCAACCGTTTCCCTGAAAAAGCTGACGAAGCGCTACGGTCCGATGGAGGTCGTTCACGGCATCGACCTCGAAGTGGCCGACCGCGAGTTCATCGCACTGGTCGGTCCGTCCGGCTGCGGCAAGTCCACGACGCTGCGCATGATCGCGGGGCTGGAGGAAATCTCTGACGGAACCGTTGAGATCGGCGGCAAGCCGGTGAACGACCTGCCGCCGCGTTCGCGCAACATTTCCATGGTGTTCCAGTCCTATGCGCTCTATCCGCACATGACCGTACGGGAAAACATGGGCTTCTCGCTCAAGATCGCCGGACGCGCGCAAAACGAGATCAACGAGCGGGTGAACGAAGCCGCCGCCATCCTCGACCTCAACCATCTGCTTGACCGCCGCCCTTCGCAGCTTTCGGGCGGCCAGCGCCAGCGCGTCGCCATGGGCCGCGCCATCGTGCGCGATCCGGACGTGTTCCTGTTCGACGAGCCGCTTTCCAATCTTGACGCCAAGCTGCGCACGCAGATGCGCACCGAGATCAAGAAGCTGCACGCCAAGGTTCGATCCACTGTGGTCTATGTCACCCATGACCAGGTCGAGGCCATGACGCTTTCGGACCGCATCGTCATCATGCGCGACGGCTATATCGAGCAGGTCGGCACGCCCGACGAGGTGTTTCGCCGCCCGGCGACCCGCTTCGTTGCGGGCTTCGTCGGCTCGCCGCCCATGAACCTGCGTGAGGCGACCATGACCGGTGGGAAGCTGGCCTTCCCGAACGGTGCGACACTGCCGCTGCCGCGTCAATTCCGCGACGGCGTGTCCGCGGGCGACAAGGTCGTTTTTGGCCTGCGCCCCGACGATGTCTATCCCTCCAACCACGGGCTGCATTCCGGCGAGGCGACCGATGTCCATGAGCTGGAGTTGCCTGTCACGGTCACCGAGCCGCTGGGCAACGAGACGCTGGTGTTCGCGGATTTCGACAGCAGTGACCTCGTCGCCCGCATGCTGAACCCCAGGCCGCTGAAATCCGGGGACAAGGTCAGGATGAGTTTCGACCTGTCGCAGGCGCATCTGTTTTCCGCCGAAACCGGAAGGTCGCTGAGGACCTGACAATGGCGAAGATCGAGCGTGTCGAATTGCGTATGGTCGACCTTGTTCCCAAGGTCAGGCGTACCGACGCCATCCAGAGCTTCGTTTCCCAGGAGACGCCTATCGTCACGATCACCGATGCGGACGGCGCGACCGGCACCGGCTACAGCTATACGATCGGCACGGGCGGCTCCTCGGTCATGCGCTTGCTGGCGGATCATCTCGCGCCTCGCCTGATCGGGCGTGACGCCGACATGATCGAGGCGATATGGCACGATCTGGAATTCGCCACGCACGCCACCACAATCGGCGCGATCACGTCGATTGCGCTCGCAGCCATCGACACCGCGTTGTGGGACCTGCGGGCGAAGAAGCAGGGCCTTCCGCTGTGGAAACTGGCGGGCGGGGCAAAGGAGCGCTGCCCGCTCTACACCACCGAGGGCGGCTGGCTGCACATCGATACCGAGGCGCTGGTCGAGGATGCCGTGCAGGCGAAGGCAAAAGGCTTCGCCGGCTCGAAGGTGAAGATCGGCAGGCCGCATGTTTCGGAAGATGTCGCGCGCCTTTCGGCGGTGCGCGCGGCGGTGGGCGACGCCTATGAGATCATGACCGACTGCAATCAGGGCTTCACCGTGGACGAGGCGATCCGGCGCGCCGAGCGGTTGCGCGACCTCGATCTCGCATGGATCGAGGAGCCTTTGCCCGCAGACGATATTGACGGGCATGTGCGCCTGTCCAACGCGACCTCAACGCCGGTCGCGGTGGGCGAGTCCCTTTATTCCATCCGGCATTTCCGTGAGTATATGCAGAAGGGCGCATGCTCCATCGTGCAGGTGGATGTGGGCCGAATCGGCGGAATCACGCCCTGGCTCAAGGTGGCGCATGCGGCGGAAGCATTCGACATTCCGGTCTGCCCGCATTTTCTCATGGAACTGCATGTCAGCCTCGTCTGCGCCGCGCAGAACGGGAAATACGTCGAATACATCCCCCAGCTCGATGATTTGACGGCCTCGCGCCTGCGGATCGAGGATGGCCACGCTTATGCCCCGTCCGAACCGGGCATCGGCGTCGACTGGGACTGGGACGCGGTGATGGGAAAAAGCGTTTCCGAATTCACGCGCGAGATCGGGAGGTAAGCACATGCGGCGCATGGGAGCGATTCTGGGTATCAGGCCCGAGGCAATTGCGGAGTACAAGCGGCTGCACGCCGATGTGTGGCCCGAAGTTCTCGCCAAGATCGCGGACTGCAACATCCGGAACTATTCGATTTTCCTGCGGCAACCGGAGAACTTGCTGTTCGCCTATTTCGAATATCACGGCACCGATTTCGCCGCCGATTCCGCGAAAATGGCCGCCGACCCCAAGACGCAGGAATGGTGGGCCATCAACATGCCGTTGCAGGTCCCGCTCGAAACCCGCGCCGAAGGCGATTGGTGGGCGACCATGGACGAGGTGTTCCATGTCGATTGAGGCTGGGAATTGCAGAGAGCAGCCGGCATGACATTCGATCCATCAAGCCTCGCTCAATCGTGGCCCGCGCCGTCGAATCCGCGTCCGGTGGTTACCTTCGGAGCCGGTTCTATCGTGGGAGACGCACATTTTCCGGCCTATCGGAAATCCGGCATCCCGATTGCGGGGATCTATGATCCCGACCTTGAAAAGGCCGAAAAGCTTGCATCGGAATGGGGCATTGCCGCCTATCGCACGGCGGAGGAAGCCGCTTCCGTCAAAGATGCGATTTTCGATCTTGCGACACCGCCCGCGTTCCATGCATCGGTCCTGAAAATCCTGCCGGACAATTCTGCGGCGCTGATTCAGAAACCGATGGGGAGCGACCTGCGGGGCGCAACCGAGATACTCCAGATCTGCCGTGCGAAGAATCTGACCGCAGCCGTGAACTTCCAGCTTCGCTTCGCGCCCATGATGCTGGCGCTGAAGGACGCCATCGCAAGGGGCTGGCTGGGCGAGGTGGTGGATTTCGACGCCTGGCTGGCGCTGGACACGCCATGGCCGCATTGGCCTTTCGTGTTGAAATCACCGCGCGTGGAACTCGCGCTGCATTCCATCCACTATCTCGACTTCATCCGGCAGGTGCTGGGTGACCCGAAGGGCGTGCACGCGAAATCCATCGGCCATCCGAACCATACGGTGGCGCAGACCCGCACGAGTGCGATCCTGGACTATGGCGAGACCGTTCGATGCGCATTGTCGATCAACCATGACCATGCGTTCGGGCGCAGGCATCAGGCTTGCGAATTCCGGGTCTGCGGGACCGAGGGCGCTGCGTGGCTCCAGCTCGGCGTCAATCTCGACTATCCGCGCGGCGAACCCGACATACTGGAGATTCGCCCGAAAGGCGGCAGCGACTGGATTGCGGTGCCGCTCAAGGGCGAATGGTTTCCTGACGCCTTCGTCGGACGCATGGCGAATATGCAACGCTACGTGGCCGCCGAGGACAGCGAACTGGTCAGCTCCGTGGAGGATGCTTGGAACACGATGGCGTTGATCGAGGCCGCCTATCAGTCGAGCGCGGCCCCGGCCACACCTCTTGCAAGGAAGCCTTGAGATGGAAGTGGTCAGCTATTTCGAGGACTACGAGATCGGCTCGTCCAGAAAAACGTCGGGCCGCACGATCACCGAGACGGATTTCGTCGTCCATGCCGGGCACACGGGCGATTTCTTCCCGCACCACATGGACGCGGAATTCATGAAGGACACGCCGTTCGGCCAGCGCATCGCGCACGGCACGCTGGTGTTTTCCATCGGTGTCGGGCTGACCGCCAACGTCATCAACCCCGTCGCATTCTCCTACGGCTATGACAGGCTGCGCTTCATCCGGCCCGTCTTCATCAACGACACCATCCATTCCGTGACGACCATCACCGCCAAGGAGGACGACCCGAAGCGGCCTGATGCAGGCCGCGTGATCGAGCGCCTCGAAGTGAAGAACCAGCGCGGCGAAACCGTGCTTGCCGCCGACCACATCTACGTCGTCGAACGAAGGAAGAGCTGACAGCATGACCGACCTGACCGGAAAGACCGTCCTCATAACCGCCGCCGCGCAAGGCATCGGGCGCGCTTCGGCACTGGCGTTCGCCGCCGCGGGCGCCTCGGTCCATGCGACCGACATCAACGAAAAGCTGCTCGGCGAACTGAATGCCGCAAACATCACGGCCCGCCGCATGGATGTGCTGGACGAAGCGGACGTGCGGGCGGTGGTCGGGGATATCGGAAAGATCGACATATTGTTCAACTGCGCGGGCTTCGTCCATTCCGGCTCCGTGCTTGAGATGAAGGACGAGGATTTCGACTTCGCGGTGAACCTCAACGTCCGCTCGATGATCCGCACCATTCGCGCCGTCCTGCCGGGAATGCTGGAGCAGGGCGAGGGAGCGATCATTAACATGTCGTCGGTCGCAAGCTCGGTCAAAGGCGTGCCGAACCGCTTCGCATATGGCGTGACCAAGGCGGCGGTAATCGGCCTGACCAAGTCGGTCGCCGCCGACTACATCACGCGCGGCATTCGCTGCAACTGCATCTGCCCGGGCACGGTGGAAAGTCCGTCGCTGCAAGACCGGATGCGCGCGCAGGGCGACTATGAACAGGCGCGGGCGGCGTTCGTTGCGCGCCAGCCCATGGGTCGACTCGGCACCCCCGAAGAAATCGCCGACCTTGCGGTTTATCTCGCAGGCGCAACTTACACGACAGGCCAAGCCTACAACATCGACGGGGGATGGTCCGTTTGAACCCGCAGAGCAGGGAACCAGCATGAAACCAGACTTCAAGGCGGACGCATAGCGCAAGAGCGCCGTCCCGACATTACCGATCGATTGCTCCACTCCCCGGAGTGGAATGGAATTCTCTTTGCGCGCGAAGGATTGCGTCATGACCCGGATCACGAACCTCAGAACCTTTGACTTGCGGTTCCCGACCTCACTCAGCCTCGACGGTTCGGACGCGATGAACCCCGACCCGGATTATTCGGCAGCCTATCTCGTGCTGGAAACCGACAGGCCGGGCCTCGAAGGCCACGGGCTGACCTTTACCATCGGTCGCGGCAATGAAATCTGCGTCACGGCAATCGAGGCCATGCGCCATTTGCTCGTCGGCCTCGACCTCGACTGGATCAGGGAAG
Protein-coding sequences here:
- a CDS encoding IclR family transcriptional regulator codes for the protein MEDSDDRYRAPALDKGLDILELLSSVDGGLTQAEISKKLGRSPNEFYRMLDRLVRRGYVTRLDGDRFSLTLKLFGLGQLHAPVRRLVSFATPIMRELAEVTRQANQLVVFDRGAAVVIAQQEAPGYWGISIRVGSHISLFDTGSGHVLLAFRDDEERRMMIGEHLRSTEKPDRPKEFFERLDQVRDRGYEMMASMQTAGVYNLSAPVLAPDGKAIAALTIPYITVISQPPAPDITRTIELLLGAVQHLSQLAGYGTGDANGQ
- a CDS encoding sugar ABC transporter substrate-binding protein, translated to MKHWLAGLAAGVCVLALAGGAQAQDLPGKFEGVTIDAKLIGGQQYEALYARIAEWEKATGAKVNVLSKKNHFELDKEIKSDIASGSVSWCVGSNHSSFAPQYPGIYTDLSVLLPKSEIDAFVPANIAASTIDGKLVMLPRAQFDVSALYFQKSLYEDEAKKKEYKDKYGVDLTPPDTWEEVTRQAEFFANPPDFYGTQFAGKEEAINGRFYEMVVAEGGEYLDKDGKPVFNSDAGVRALDWFVNLYKAKAVPAGTTNYLWDDLGQGFASGTVALNLDWPGWAGFFNDPKSSKVAGNVGVKVQPKGSSGKRTGWSGHHGFSVTENCANKEAAASLVWWLTNEDSQKLEAAAGPLPTRTAVWEWDIEQAKGDAYKTEVLKAFQEAAQNAFPVPQTAEWIEISNAVYPELQAAILGDKTSKQALDDAAAKATQILQDAGKL
- a CDS encoding sugar ABC transporter permease, which gives rise to MKSWKLSAPLLLLLPSFIVLAAVVVVPLLLSFYSSFTPFRLTRPETFFVFIGLRNYVTILSDWNFWVAFGRTVLLLTVALNLEMLLGLGLALLVEKASRGQRVLRTIMMFPMMFSPILVGFQFKFMFNDNIGLVNNALQAVGLTDRAIPWLIDGTLAFIAILTAEVWSSASVFAILILAGLLAMPREPIEAARVDGCTPWQTFRYVTWPFLMPFAYIAMTIRSLDVARAYDIVKIMTDGGPAGRTELIWTLVARTGYSDARMGLANAMAYFSILLSILFTVYFFRKLAAARTQIGAEW
- a CDS encoding carbohydrate ABC transporter permease; translation: MDANASARTKKRLLSIAHKIALFLAMLIICMPGIWIVLSSLRPTVEIMAKPPVWIPRELSLEAYVAMFSGVGKGGIPVLDYFRNSLIISVTSTVIAIIIGMAGGYAFARFRFRGKSGMFLGLMLTRTVPGIALSLPLFFVFARVGIIDTHFGLILAYVALNIPFTIWLIDGFFRQVPKDLAEAAQIDGCTRWQAFWQVEFPLAGPGIASAGIFAFLTSWNEFALASQLTRSINSKTLPVGLLDYTAEFTIDWRGMCALAVVMIIPALTLTFIVQKHLVGGLTSGAVKG
- the ugpC gene encoding sn-glycerol-3-phosphate ABC transporter ATP-binding protein UgpC, with protein sequence MATVSLKKLTKRYGPMEVVHGIDLEVADREFIALVGPSGCGKSTTLRMIAGLEEISDGTVEIGGKPVNDLPPRSRNISMVFQSYALYPHMTVRENMGFSLKIAGRAQNEINERVNEAAAILDLNHLLDRRPSQLSGGQRQRVAMGRAIVRDPDVFLFDEPLSNLDAKLRTQMRTEIKKLHAKVRSTVVYVTHDQVEAMTLSDRIVIMRDGYIEQVGTPDEVFRRPATRFVAGFVGSPPMNLREATMTGGKLAFPNGATLPLPRQFRDGVSAGDKVVFGLRPDDVYPSNHGLHSGEATDVHELELPVTVTEPLGNETLVFADFDSSDLVARMLNPRPLKSGDKVRMSFDLSQAHLFSAETGRSLRT
- a CDS encoding mandelate racemase/muconate lactonizing enzyme family protein, which codes for MAKIERVELRMVDLVPKVRRTDAIQSFVSQETPIVTITDADGATGTGYSYTIGTGGSSVMRLLADHLAPRLIGRDADMIEAIWHDLEFATHATTIGAITSIALAAIDTALWDLRAKKQGLPLWKLAGGAKERCPLYTTEGGWLHIDTEALVEDAVQAKAKGFAGSKVKIGRPHVSEDVARLSAVRAAVGDAYEIMTDCNQGFTVDEAIRRAERLRDLDLAWIEEPLPADDIDGHVRLSNATSTPVAVGESLYSIRHFREYMQKGACSIVQVDVGRIGGITPWLKVAHAAEAFDIPVCPHFLMELHVSLVCAAQNGKYVEYIPQLDDLTASRLRIEDGHAYAPSEPGIGVDWDWDAVMGKSVSEFTREIGR
- a CDS encoding L-rhamnose mutarotase; translation: MRRMGAILGIRPEAIAEYKRLHADVWPEVLAKIADCNIRNYSIFLRQPENLLFAYFEYHGTDFAADSAKMAADPKTQEWWAINMPLQVPLETRAEGDWWATMDEVFHVD
- a CDS encoding Gfo/Idh/MocA family oxidoreductase, producing the protein MTFDPSSLAQSWPAPSNPRPVVTFGAGSIVGDAHFPAYRKSGIPIAGIYDPDLEKAEKLASEWGIAAYRTAEEAASVKDAIFDLATPPAFHASVLKILPDNSAALIQKPMGSDLRGATEILQICRAKNLTAAVNFQLRFAPMMLALKDAIARGWLGEVVDFDAWLALDTPWPHWPFVLKSPRVELALHSIHYLDFIRQVLGDPKGVHAKSIGHPNHTVAQTRTSAILDYGETVRCALSINHDHAFGRRHQACEFRVCGTEGAAWLQLGVNLDYPRGEPDILEIRPKGGSDWIAVPLKGEWFPDAFVGRMANMQRYVAAEDSELVSSVEDAWNTMALIEAAYQSSAAPATPLARKP
- a CDS encoding dehydratase — translated: MEVVSYFEDYEIGSSRKTSGRTITETDFVVHAGHTGDFFPHHMDAEFMKDTPFGQRIAHGTLVFSIGVGLTANVINPVAFSYGYDRLRFIRPVFINDTIHSVTTITAKEDDPKRPDAGRVIERLEVKNQRGETVLAADHIYVVERRKS
- a CDS encoding SDR family oxidoreductase translates to MTDLTGKTVLITAAAQGIGRASALAFAAAGASVHATDINEKLLGELNAANITARRMDVLDEADVRAVVGDIGKIDILFNCAGFVHSGSVLEMKDEDFDFAVNLNVRSMIRTIRAVLPGMLEQGEGAIINMSSVASSVKGVPNRFAYGVTKAAVIGLTKSVAADYITRGIRCNCICPGTVESPSLQDRMRAQGDYEQARAAFVARQPMGRLGTPEEIADLAVYLAGATYTTGQAYNIDGGWSV